In Zingiber officinale cultivar Zhangliang chromosome 8B, Zo_v1.1, whole genome shotgun sequence, a single genomic region encodes these proteins:
- the LOC122014711 gene encoding trihelix transcription factor ASIL2-like, producing MDSTTKPPNPALPYREDCWSEGETSVLVDAWGDRYIELNRGNLRQKHWQEVADAVNSRSGAGRRPARTDVQCKNRIDTLKKKYKVEKARISAGAESQWPFFVRLDVLIGSSPPPKKPPSSPPLALPLPFHRKGSLLPAATAVRSAEPKGKRSAATALSVDNPILRRAAAAAEAAAEDIKDEDEVGSDSPSRSSSRSAKDWKKPKEGEGNGIRELARAITRFAEIYERVEGAKQRQMMELEKQRMEFTKTLEFQKMQLIVDTQVQIAKIKRAKRSGTDGYL from the exons ATGGATTCGACGACGAAGCCACCGAATCCGGCGCTGCCTTACCGGGAGGATTGCTGGAGCGAAGGCGAGACGTCGGTGCTGGTCGACGCCTGGGGCGATCGCTACATCGAGCTCAATCGCGGGAACCTGCGCCAGAAACACTGGCAGGAGGTCGCCGACGCCGTGAACTCCCGCTCAGGCGCTGGACGCCGCCCGGCCCGCACCGACGTCCAGTGCAAGAACCGGATCGACACCCTGAAGAAGAAGTACAAGGTCGAGAAGGCCCGGATCTCCGCCGGCGCCGAAAGCCAGTGGCCATTCTTCGTCCGCCTCGACGTCCTCATTGGGTCCTCCCCGCCCCCAAAGAAGCCTCCTTCCTCGCCGCCGCTCGCCCTTCCGCTCCCCTTCCACCGCAAGGGCTCCCTGTTGCCTGCTGCCACCGCCGTGCGCTCGGCGGAACCAAAGGGGAAGCGGTCGGCCGCCACGGCGTTATCCGTGGACAATCCGATCTTGAGGCGAGCGGCCGCAGCTGCCGAGGCTGCGGCAGAGGACATCAAAGATGAGGACGAGGTGGGATCTGATTCGCCGTCAAGATCGTCCTCAAGATCGGCAAAAGATTGGAAGAAGCCGAAGGAAGGAGAAGGAAACGGGATTCGAGAGTTAGCCAGGGCGATCACGAGGTTTGCTGAGATCTACGAGAGGGTGGAAGGGGCAAAACAGAGGCAGATGATGGAACTAGAGAAGCAACGAATGGAGTTCACGAAGACGCTCGAATTCCAGAAGATGCAGCTCATTGTGGACACACAAGTACAAATTGCCAAAATCAAGCGCGCCAAAAGATCAGGCACTG ACGGCTATTTGTAG